The proteins below are encoded in one region of Ferroplasma acidiphilum:
- the pdxS gene encoding pyridoxal 5'-phosphate synthase lyase subunit PdxS has product MLDLQKLKYGDELLKRGFAKMTKGGVVMDVTNAEQAKIAEKAGAVSVMALERVPSDIRAQGGVARMSDPLKVKEILDSVSIPVMAKVRIGHLSEASILESLGVDMLDESEVLTPADPFYHINKKMYKVPVVCGARTFPEAVRRIFEGAAMIRTKGEAGTGNIIEAVRHIRTVNDGIYILNSITSDEMYAVAENISKSYTTLRNLTASDLYGADKEMPYDNVYYGMDFREISNQIFKVLKEIKHMKRLPLVNFAAGGIATPADAALMMKMGMDGVFVGSGIFKSKNPQKMAEAIVEATENYEDYKLLSDVSSGLEGMHGLDISEIEKLQNR; this is encoded by the coding sequence ATGCTGGACTTACAGAAGTTAAAATATGGGGATGAATTATTAAAACGCGGATTTGCTAAAATGACAAAGGGAGGTGTTGTTATGGATGTTACCAATGCTGAACAGGCAAAAATCGCCGAAAAAGCAGGTGCAGTTTCCGTAATGGCACTGGAAAGGGTTCCTTCAGATATACGTGCCCAGGGTGGAGTTGCAAGGATGTCAGATCCACTTAAGGTTAAAGAAATCCTTGATTCTGTTTCTATACCTGTTATGGCTAAAGTCAGGATAGGGCATTTAAGCGAAGCTTCAATACTGGAATCACTGGGTGTTGATATGCTTGATGAGAGCGAAGTGCTCACTCCTGCAGATCCATTTTACCATATAAATAAAAAAATGTATAAAGTTCCGGTTGTATGCGGTGCAAGGACTTTTCCAGAAGCAGTGAGGAGGATATTTGAAGGCGCAGCAATGATAAGGACAAAGGGAGAAGCGGGAACAGGAAATATAATAGAAGCAGTCAGGCATATTCGCACTGTTAACGATGGTATATACATATTGAATTCCATCACATCAGACGAAATGTACGCGGTTGCCGAAAACATATCGAAAAGCTACACCACTTTGAGAAACCTGACAGCATCAGACCTTTACGGTGCAGATAAGGAAATGCCATATGATAATGTATATTATGGAATGGATTTCAGGGAAATATCCAATCAGATATTTAAGGTATTAAAGGAGATAAAGCATATGAAGAGGCTGCCACTGGTTAACTTTGCTGCCGGTGGAATTGCTACACCTGCCGATGCTGCACTGATGATGAAAATGGGCATGGATGGAGTATTTGTGGGAAGCGGAATATTCAAATCCAAAAATCCACAGAAGATGGCCGAAGCAATAGTTGAAGCAACTGAAAATTATGAGGACTATAAATTGCTTTCAGATGTTTCATCCGGGCTTGAGGGCATGCATGGGCTTGACATATCTGAGATAGAAAAACTTCAAAACAGATAA
- the pdxT gene encoding pyridoxal 5'-phosphate synthase glutaminase subunit PdxT, giving the protein MKIGILDIQGDVSEHFQMIKRLPGKYHAVPVMVKTVNDLAGISGLIIPGGESTVIYMLLKKSGMYEKIVEMAHSGLHIMGTCAGAILVSRDTGDKQVEGMNLIDISIKRNAYGRQINSFIQKINISGIGNFDAVFIRAPEIESTGNSEVLGLENGKPVIVREGNIMALTFHPELTGNTGVHELFVSGITG; this is encoded by the coding sequence ATGAAAATCGGAATACTGGATATACAGGGAGATGTGTCTGAGCATTTCCAGATGATAAAACGATTGCCCGGGAAATACCATGCTGTTCCAGTTATGGTTAAAACTGTAAATGACCTTGCTGGCATATCCGGGTTAATTATACCTGGTGGCGAAAGCACAGTTATATACATGCTTCTCAAAAAATCAGGAATGTATGAAAAGATTGTTGAAATGGCACATTCGGGCCTACATATTATGGGTACATGTGCAGGCGCAATACTCGTTTCCAGGGATACAGGCGACAAACAGGTGGAAGGCATGAACCTTATCGATATATCCATAAAAAGAAACGCCTATGGAAGGCAGATCAATTCGTTCATACAGAAAATAAACATATCCGGAATAGGAAACTTTGATGCCGTGTTCATCCGCGCTCCTGAGATTGAATCTACCGGGAATTCAGAAGTGCTTGGTTTAGAAAATGGAAAACCTGTTATTGTGAGAGAAGGAAATATAATGGCTTTGACATTCCATCCGGAACTTACAGGAAATACAGGAGTCCATGAACTATTTGTTTCCGGAATTACTGGATAA
- a CDS encoding PPC domain-containing DNA-binding protein: MQSNAENNIIVAKFEANEDVLSNLNILVEKYSIKTGFIDMGIGMIKNLKIGYWNINKYDELLIEDRSELVAFHGSIANDKNRFHIHIGVARKDHGLYGGHFFSGIADPLMEVKITKFDNIEFTRKYNPESTLNELEIH, from the coding sequence ATGCAATCTAATGCTGAAAATAATATAATAGTGGCTAAATTTGAAGCTAATGAAGATGTTCTGTCCAATTTAAATATTCTTGTTGAAAAATACTCAATTAAAACAGGATTCATTGATATGGGCATAGGCATGATAAAAAATTTGAAAATCGGGTACTGGAATATAAACAAATATGATGAATTGCTAATAGAGGACAGATCAGAGCTTGTGGCATTCCATGGTTCAATTGCAAATGACAAAAACAGGTTCCACATACATATAGGAGTGGCAAGAAAAGACCATGGCCTTTATGGCGGGCACTTTTTCTCGGGAATTGCTGACCCATTGATGGAAGTTAAAATAACTAAATTTGATAACATAGAGTTCACCAGAAAATACAACCCTGAATCAACACTGAATGAACTGGAAATTCATTAA
- a CDS encoding 7-carboxy-7-deazaguanine synthase QueE: protein MYINEIFLSIQGEGLYSGEKMVFIRTEYCNLRCSWCDTKYSFYEGKEMSIDEIVESARNINSGHGASWICLTGGEPLLQKDISVLVDRLSEEYNILLETSGSLDIGRFLPNHVKVKKDIDFKLPSSGMYRKFNDKNISYMEEGDYIKFVVNDLNDFNVAMEEIEKIGKNVKIVVQPVYGTDIKMLADAFIDKAPSNARLMLQEHKYIYGEIRGV from the coding sequence ATGTATATAAATGAAATATTTCTCAGCATTCAGGGGGAAGGTCTTTATTCCGGTGAAAAGATGGTTTTCATACGTACGGAATACTGCAACCTCAGGTGTTCATGGTGTGATACAAAGTACTCCTTTTACGAAGGGAAAGAAATGTCAATAGATGAAATAGTTGAATCAGCCAGGAATATTAATAGTGGGCATGGAGCATCCTGGATCTGCCTGACAGGTGGAGAGCCACTGCTTCAGAAGGATATTTCTGTTCTTGTGGACAGGCTTTCAGAGGAATATAATATACTGCTGGAAACCTCAGGCAGCCTGGACATAGGGCGTTTTTTGCCCAACCATGTAAAAGTTAAGAAGGATATAGATTTCAAGCTTCCATCATCAGGGATGTACAGAAAATTCAATGATAAAAATATTTCATACATGGAAGAAGGCGATTATATAAAATTTGTCGTAAACGATTTAAATGACTTCAATGTTGCAATGGAAGAAATTGAAAAGATAGGCAAAAATGTGAAAATAGTAGTACAGCCTGTATACGGCACAGACATAAAGATGCTTGCAGACGCGTTTATTGATAAGGCACCTTCAAACGCACGGTTGATGCTTCAGGAACATAAATACATATACGGGGAAATAAGGGGGGTATAA
- the folE gene encoding GTP cyclohydrolase I encodes MEENSRDILKESIKALVYNLHEEYGWFNDEELKNTPRRIENFYREWYGARNFTFTKFKITGHESMVIVKNISFYSMCSHHLLPFFGNINIAYLPRPGGYIAGVSKLVRSVNKIASKPQLQENMTSEIVNLLYDNLNPLFVMVTANGQHMCMMMRGVKQESATMVTSSVKYSDVVKTELESLKNEALKMMGE; translated from the coding sequence ATGGAAGAAAATAGTAGAGATATATTAAAAGAAAGCATAAAGGCTCTGGTTTATAACCTGCATGAAGAATACGGGTGGTTCAATGATGAGGAACTTAAAAATACTCCACGCCGCATTGAAAATTTCTACAGAGAATGGTACGGAGCAAGGAATTTCACTTTCACAAAGTTTAAAATTACCGGGCACGAGAGCATGGTAATTGTCAAAAATATATCATTTTATTCAATGTGTTCTCATCATCTGCTGCCCTTTTTCGGAAATATAAATATAGCATACCTTCCACGCCCCGGCGGATACATAGCAGGGGTGAGTAAACTGGTACGTTCTGTAAATAAAATAGCAAGCAAACCACAGCTACAGGAAAACATGACATCCGAAATAGTAAATTTGCTTTATGATAATTTAAATCCGCTCTTTGTCATGGTCACGGCCAATGGGCAGCATATGTGCATGATGATGCGGGGGGTTAAGCAGGAAAGTGCAACCATGGTAACTTCATCTGTAAAATATAGCGATGTGGTAAAGACTGAACTGGAATCGCTCAAGAATGAAGCATTGAAGATGATGGGTGAGTAA
- a CDS encoding 6-pyruvoyl trahydropterin synthase family protein yields MYRIEVVGALKGLTWSSGHYVPDNEKCKNFHGHDYSIDVIIDSDGVKSSGMAIDFTIVKQAIKPVIEDMDHKFMIPEDDIRQNENPGFIDIYVRGKYRGTMSRSDIFAFPYSADTAEFIAKYCYDKIFAKLLGLMENFRLKVTIHEGPGNMATYSEN; encoded by the coding sequence ATGTACAGGATTGAGGTTGTAGGCGCATTGAAGGGTTTAACATGGAGTTCTGGCCATTACGTTCCTGATAATGAAAAGTGCAAAAATTTCCATGGCCACGATTATTCTATAGATGTTATAATAGACTCCGATGGGGTAAAAAGCAGTGGAATGGCAATTGATTTCACCATAGTAAAGCAGGCAATAAAGCCTGTGATAGAGGACATGGACCATAAATTCATGATACCTGAAGATGATATAAGGCAAAATGAAAACCCCGGCTTTATAGATATTTATGTAAGGGGCAAATACAGGGGCACAATGTCCCGATCAGACATTTTTGCCTTTCCTTATTCTGCTGACACAGCGGAATTCATAGCAAAATACTGTTATGATAAAATATTTGCAAAACTACTGGGCCTGATGGAAAATTTCAGGTTAAAGGTTACTATCCACGAAGGGCCCGGAAATATGGCAACGTACAGTGAAAATTAA
- a CDS encoding XdhC family protein, with protein MYDDIIPLQTSLQNNKKDYAIATVIKTAGSSIAKPGFKILASGKNILYGTLGSPSLDKVVLGELNASIEKQETKYLKIALDKDNKTSDYSMNTTCGGMIELFIEPYVHRRNIVMLVESNDDKLLEAMMGLMDYTGMEPVVININKKEETDKLMSEDYSEDFVVLLTKTENEIKFISHFLKNKPVYLSIVSSKNRFNKDIEQVKTQYPGLDTSLIKCPAGIDIKAITINEIAISIVAEIIKEKNLHHIK; from the coding sequence ATGTACGATGACATAATTCCACTTCAAACAAGCTTGCAGAATAATAAGAAAGATTATGCAATAGCCACTGTAATTAAAACAGCGGGATCATCAATAGCCAAACCGGGCTTCAAGATTCTCGCATCCGGCAAAAACATTTTATACGGTACACTGGGAAGCCCCTCACTTGATAAGGTTGTTCTAGGTGAATTAAATGCTTCCATTGAAAAACAGGAAACAAAATACCTTAAAATTGCACTGGATAAGGACAATAAAACCTCGGATTATTCCATGAATACTACATGTGGTGGAATGATAGAATTATTCATTGAGCCATATGTACACCGACGTAACATAGTAATGCTTGTGGAATCCAATGATGATAAGCTTCTTGAAGCTATGATGGGGCTTATGGATTATACCGGCATGGAGCCCGTTGTAATCAATATAAACAAGAAGGAAGAAACTGACAAACTCATGTCGGAGGATTACAGTGAAGACTTTGTGGTTCTTCTAACCAAGACTGAGAACGAAATAAAATTCATATCACATTTTCTTAAAAATAAGCCGGTGTATCTCTCCATAGTTTCAAGCAAAAACAGATTCAATAAGGACATAGAACAGGTTAAAACTCAGTACCCTGGACTTGATACCTCCCTGATAAAATGCCCTGCAGGAATAGATATAAAAGCTATTACCATAAATGAAATTGCCATCAGCATAGTTGCTGAAATCATAAAAGAGAAAAATTTACACCATATAAAATAA